CGGCTGGGTGTACGACTCGGGCGACTACGAGGCCACCATGCGCAAGGCCATGGAGATGATCGGCTACGACGCGCTGCGCGCCGAGCAGAAGGAGCGCCGGGCGCGCGGTGAGCTGATGGGCATCGGGATGGCCTTCTTCACCGAGGCCGTCGGTGCCGGCCCGCGCAAGGACATGGACATCCTCGGGCTCGGCATGGCCGACGGGTGCGAGCTGCGCGTGCATCCGACTGGCAAAGCCGTTGTGCGGCTGTCGGTTCAGACTCAGGGCCAGGGGCACGAGACGACGTTCGCCCAGATCGTCGCCGAGGAGCTGGGCATCCCGCCCGACGACATCGACGTGGTGCACGGCGACACCGATCAGACCCCGTTCGGGCTGGGCACCTACGGCAGCCGGTCCACCCCGGTGTCGGGTGCGGCCGCGGCGCTGGTGGCCCGCAAGGTGCGCGACAAGGCGAAGATCATCGCCTCGGGCATGCTCGAGGTGTCGGTCGCCGACCTGGAATGGGACAAGGGCAAGTTTCACGTCAAGGGCGACCCGTCGGCGTCGGTGACCATCGCCGACATCGCGATGCGCGCGCACGGGGCGGGCGATCTGCCCGAGGGCATCGAGGGCGGCCTGGACGCCGAGGTCTGCTACAACCCGTCGAATCTCACCTATCCCTACGGCGCGTATTTCTGTGTGGTGGACGTGGATCCGGGCACCGCGGTGGTCAAGGTGCGGCGCTTCCTGGCCGTCGACGACTGCGGCACCCGGATCAACCCGATGATCATCGAGGGGCAGGTGCACGGCGGCATCGTCGACGGCATCGGCATGGCGTTGATGGAGATGATCGCCTTCGACGACGACGGCAACTGCCTGGGCGGGTCGCTGATGGACTACCTGATTCCGACCGCCGTCGAGGTGCCGCACCTCGAGACCGGGCACACGGTGACGCCCTCGCCGCACCACCCGATCGGTGCGAAGGGCATCGGCGAATCGGCGACCGTGGGCTCACCGCCCGCCGTGGTGAACGCGGTGGTGGATGCGTTGGCGCCGTTCGGTGTTCGCCACGCCGACATGCCGCTGACGCCGTCGCGGGTGTGGGAGGCCATGCAGGGCAGAGCGAGGCCCCCGATTTGATCAGCATCAGCGAACGGGCTCAGCAGCTGCTGGCGGCGCGCACGCCGTTCGTGCGCGCGACGGTGGTGCGCGCCCAGCCGCCGACCTCTGCGTACCCGGGGGACGAGGCAATCCTGTTGGCGGATGGCACCATTGAGGGCTTCGTCGGCGGCCAGTGCGCCCAGAACTCGGTTCGCAAGGCCGCGCTGGGCGCGCTGCAAACGAACGAAAGCGTGCTGCTGCGCGTGCTGCCCGACGGCGACGTCCACTTTCCGGAGGCGCCCGGGGCCTGCGTCGTGGTCAACCCGTGTTTGTCCGGCGGGTCGGTGGAGATCTTCCTGACGCCGCAGCTGCCGCCGCCGATGATCCGGATCTACGGCGCGACGCCGATCGCCGACGCCCTAGCCGAAGTGTGCGGGGTGCTGGGGTACGCGGTGTGCCGCGACGGCGACCTCGCGGAAGCAACCGCAGTAGTGATCGCCAGCCACGGCGGGCCGGAAGCCGAAATCGTGCGCGCCGCACTGGACAACGGCGTCGGCTACATCGGCCTGGTGGCCAGCAGGGTCCGCGGCGCGTCGATCCTGGACCCGCTCGAACTCTCCGAAGCCGAGCGCGCCCGCATCCGCACCCCGGTCGGGCTGGACATCGGCGCCAAGACCCCGGCGGAGATCGCCGTGTCCATCGCCGCCGAACTGGTCGCCGGCATCCGGGGCGGGCTGGGCCGCGCCGTCACCCCCGCGGGCGCCCCCGCCGAGGCGGTCGACCCGGTCTGCGGCATGACCGTGCCGATCGGCCCCGCCGCCGAGCACCTGCGGCTGGCCGGCACCGACTACTGGTTCTGCGGCCCGGGATGCCGCGCGGCGTTCGCGGGGAAAGCCGGCGCATGACGCCGGCGGTCTTCAGCGGCGTCGACGACGTGATCGCGCGGTTCGACGCGCGGGACTACCTGCTCGACACCGGGACCGCATCGGCGATCTATCTCGCGGTCACGCTGGGCCGGCCGCTGCTGCTGGAAGGCGAGCCGGGCGTCGGCAAGACCACGGCGGCGAAAACCCTTGCGGACGTGTTGAATACACCGTTGGTCCGGCTGCAATGCTATGAGGGGCTGACCGCCGGCGAGGCGCTCTACGACTGGAACTACCAACGCCAGCTGCTGTCCATCCGGCTGGCCGAGGCCCGCGGCGCCGCCATCGACGAGGCCGACCTGTACACCGAGGCCTACCTGGTCGACCGGCCGATCCTGCGCTGCGTGCGGCACCGCGGCCCCAATCCGCCGGTGCTGCTGATCGACGAGATCGATCGAGCCGACGACGAATTCGAGGCGCTGCTGCTGGAATTCCTCGGCGAATCCGCCGTCACCGTCCCCGAGCTGGGCACCTTCGTCGCCGAGCGCCCGCCCATCGCGGTGCTCACCTCCAACCGCAGCCGTGACCTGCACGACGCGCTGCGCCGGCGCTGCCTGTATCACTGGATCGACTATCCGGAGGCGTCCCGGACTGCCGAGATCGTGCGGCGCACGGTGCCGGGCGCCACCGCACCGCTGATCGAGCATGCCACCCAATTCGTCGGCCGCGCACGCGATCTCGACCTGGACAAGCCGCCGGGCGTGGCCGAGACGATCGACTGGGTCGCCGCCCTGGTGTCGCTCGGCGTCGCCGACCTGGTCGACCCCGCCGCACTGGTAAGCCTGGGGGCGCTGGCCAAGACCCCCGACGACCGTACGCTGATTCGCGACGCGTACAAAGCTTTTACTGAATGCAGCCTTACCTGAGAGGACCCTTGGATGAAGATCGCCAACCAGTTCACCGTCAGCGCACCCATCGACCAGGCCTGGGACGTGCTGTGCGACCTGGAGCAGGTGATCCCGCTGATGCCGGGCGCGCAACTCACCGGCCACGAGCTCGAGGACTACTCGGGCAAGGTCAAGGTCAAGGTGGGGCCGGTCA
This genomic interval from Mycobacterium sp. SMC-2 contains the following:
- a CDS encoding MoxR family ATPase — encoded protein: MTPAVFSGVDDVIARFDARDYLLDTGTASAIYLAVTLGRPLLLEGEPGVGKTTAAKTLADVLNTPLVRLQCYEGLTAGEALYDWNYQRQLLSIRLAEARGAAIDEADLYTEAYLVDRPILRCVRHRGPNPPVLLIDEIDRADDEFEALLLEFLGESAVTVPELGTFVAERPPIAVLTSNRSRDLHDALRRRCLYHWIDYPEASRTAEIVRRTVPGATAPLIEHATQFVGRARDLDLDKPPGVAETIDWVAALVSLGVADLVDPAALVSLGALAKTPDDRTLIRDAYKAFTECSLT